In the genome of Lynx canadensis isolate LIC74 chromosome X, mLynCan4.pri.v2, whole genome shotgun sequence, one region contains:
- the ZNF182 gene encoding zinc finger protein 182 isoform X1 produces MAKPQGLVTFEDVAVDFTHEEWQYLNPSQKSLYREVMLETYSNLVSVAGQQVTKPDLILKLEVEEPCLAETKISIWDFPEAYQVDEQIERQHQDDQDRYLLMQIGFPDKTTIFTRTGPDYNEFGNVLHLSTNFVASIQRSHKHESFGNNMVDNLDLFTRSSVGKKHDNGCAKLFFHTEYEKTTPGVKPHGYKECGKALRRKKGLSLQERIKNGEKPFECTACRKTFSKKSHLIVHWRTHTGEKPFGCTECGKAFSQKSQLIIHLRSHTGERPFECPECGKAFREKSTVIIHYRTHTGEKPYECNECGKAFTQKSNLIVHQKTHTGEKTYECTKCGESFIQKLDLIIHHSTHTGKKPHECNECKKTFSDKSTLIIHQRTHTGEKPHKCTECGKSFNEKSTLIVHQRTHTGEKPYECDVCGKTFTQKSNLGVHQRTHSGEKPFECNECEKAFSQKSYLMLHQRGHTGEKPYECSECEKAFSQKSYLIIHQRTHTEEKPYKCNECGKAFREKSKLIIHQRIHTGEKPYECPVCWKAFSQKSQLIIHQRTHTGEKPYACSECGKAFREKSTFTVHQRTHTGEKPYKCTECGKAFTQKSNLIVHQRTHTGKKAHGKGHGRKSKLIAH; encoded by the exons GGACTCGTGACATTTGAGGATGTGGCTGTGGATTTCACCCACGAGGAGTGGCAGTACCTGAACCCTTCACAGAAGTCTCTGTACAGAGAAGTGATGCTAGAGACCTATAGCAACCTGGTCTCTGTGG CAGGGCAGCAGGTTACCAAACCAGACCTCATCCTCAAATTGGAGGTAGAAGAGCCATGCCTGGCAGAGACAAAAATCTCAATTTGGGACTTTCCAG AAGCCTATCAAGTTGATGAACAGATTGAGAGACAGCACCAGGATGACCAAGATAGGTATTTGTTGATGCAAATTGGATTCCCTGACAAGACAACAATTTTCACCAGGACTGGCCCTGACTataatgaatttggaaatgtACTTCATCTTAGTACAAACTTTGTGGCTTCAATACAAAGATCCCATAAACATGAGTCATTTGGAAATAATATGGTAGATAATTTAGACCTATTTACCAGAAGTTCTGTAGGAAAGAAACATGATAATGGATGTGCAAAATTATTCTTCCACACTGAGTATGAGAAAACAACTCCTGGAGTAAAACCCCATGGATAtaaagaatgtgggaaggccCTGAGGCGAAAGAAAGGTCTTAGTCTACaagagagaattaaaaatggagagaaacCCTTTGAATGCACTGCATGTAGGAAAACATTCAGCAAGAAGTCACACCTCATTGTACATTGGAgaactcacacaggagagaaaccctttGGATGTactgaatgtggaaaagcctttagcCAAAAATCTCAGCTCATTATACATTTGAGAAGTCATACAGGAGAGCGACCCTTTGAGTGTCcagaatgtggaaaagccttcagaGAAAAGTCAACTGTTATCATACATTACAGGACTCATACAGGAGAGAAGCCTTATGAATGTAacgaatgtggaaaagccttcacACAGAAGTCAAACCTCATTGTCCATCAGAAAACCCATACAGGAGAGAAAACTTATGAATGCACTAAATGTGGGGAATCTTTCATACAGAAGCTTGATCTAATTATACATCATAGTACTCATACAGGAAAGAAACCACATGAATGTAATGAGTGTAAGAAAACTTTCAGTGATAAGTCAACTCTCATTATACATCAAAGAactcatacaggagagaaacctcATAAATGTACCGAATGTGGGAAGTCTTTCAATGAGAAGTCAACCCTCATCGTGCATCAGAGAactcatacaggagagaaaccctatgaatgtgaTGTGTGTGGGAAAACCTTCACCCAAAAATCAAACCTTGGTGTACATCAGAGAACCCATTCAGGAGAGAAACCTtttgaatgtaatgaatgtgagAAAGCATTCTCTCAGAAATCCTATCTTATGCTACACCAGAGGGgtcacacaggagagaagcccTATGAATGCAGTGAATGTGAAAAAGCATTTTCCCAGAAATCATACCTCATTATACATCAAAGAACTCATACAGAAGAAAAACcatataaatgtaatgaatgtggcaAAGCCTTCCGAGAAAAGTCCAAGCTCATTatacatcagagaattcatacaggagagaaaccttatgaatgtcCCGTATGTTGGAAAGCTTTTAGTCAAAAGTCACAGCTCATAATACATCAGCgaacacacacaggagagaaaccctatgcATGTTCTGAGTGTGGCAAAGCCTTCAGAGAAAAATCCACATTCACTGTACACCAGCgaactcatactggagagaaaccctacaaGTGTacagaatgtgggaaagcctttaccCAAAAATCAAACCTTATCGTACATCAGAGAACACATACGGGAAAGAAAGCCCACGGAAAAGGCCACGGCCGGAAGTCAAAGCTCATTGCACATTAG
- the ZNF182 gene encoding zinc finger protein 182 isoform X2 has product MAKPQGLVTFEDVAVDFTHEEWQYLNPSQKSLYREVMLETYSNLVSVGQQVTKPDLILKLEVEEPCLAETKISIWDFPEAYQVDEQIERQHQDDQDRYLLMQIGFPDKTTIFTRTGPDYNEFGNVLHLSTNFVASIQRSHKHESFGNNMVDNLDLFTRSSVGKKHDNGCAKLFFHTEYEKTTPGVKPHGYKECGKALRRKKGLSLQERIKNGEKPFECTACRKTFSKKSHLIVHWRTHTGEKPFGCTECGKAFSQKSQLIIHLRSHTGERPFECPECGKAFREKSTVIIHYRTHTGEKPYECNECGKAFTQKSNLIVHQKTHTGEKTYECTKCGESFIQKLDLIIHHSTHTGKKPHECNECKKTFSDKSTLIIHQRTHTGEKPHKCTECGKSFNEKSTLIVHQRTHTGEKPYECDVCGKTFTQKSNLGVHQRTHSGEKPFECNECEKAFSQKSYLMLHQRGHTGEKPYECSECEKAFSQKSYLIIHQRTHTEEKPYKCNECGKAFREKSKLIIHQRIHTGEKPYECPVCWKAFSQKSQLIIHQRTHTGEKPYACSECGKAFREKSTFTVHQRTHTGEKPYKCTECGKAFTQKSNLIVHQRTHTGKKAHGKGHGRKSKLIAH; this is encoded by the exons GGACTCGTGACATTTGAGGATGTGGCTGTGGATTTCACCCACGAGGAGTGGCAGTACCTGAACCCTTCACAGAAGTCTCTGTACAGAGAAGTGATGCTAGAGACCTATAGCAACCTGGTCTCTGTGG GGCAGCAGGTTACCAAACCAGACCTCATCCTCAAATTGGAGGTAGAAGAGCCATGCCTGGCAGAGACAAAAATCTCAATTTGGGACTTTCCAG AAGCCTATCAAGTTGATGAACAGATTGAGAGACAGCACCAGGATGACCAAGATAGGTATTTGTTGATGCAAATTGGATTCCCTGACAAGACAACAATTTTCACCAGGACTGGCCCTGACTataatgaatttggaaatgtACTTCATCTTAGTACAAACTTTGTGGCTTCAATACAAAGATCCCATAAACATGAGTCATTTGGAAATAATATGGTAGATAATTTAGACCTATTTACCAGAAGTTCTGTAGGAAAGAAACATGATAATGGATGTGCAAAATTATTCTTCCACACTGAGTATGAGAAAACAACTCCTGGAGTAAAACCCCATGGATAtaaagaatgtgggaaggccCTGAGGCGAAAGAAAGGTCTTAGTCTACaagagagaattaaaaatggagagaaacCCTTTGAATGCACTGCATGTAGGAAAACATTCAGCAAGAAGTCACACCTCATTGTACATTGGAgaactcacacaggagagaaaccctttGGATGTactgaatgtggaaaagcctttagcCAAAAATCTCAGCTCATTATACATTTGAGAAGTCATACAGGAGAGCGACCCTTTGAGTGTCcagaatgtggaaaagccttcagaGAAAAGTCAACTGTTATCATACATTACAGGACTCATACAGGAGAGAAGCCTTATGAATGTAacgaatgtggaaaagccttcacACAGAAGTCAAACCTCATTGTCCATCAGAAAACCCATACAGGAGAGAAAACTTATGAATGCACTAAATGTGGGGAATCTTTCATACAGAAGCTTGATCTAATTATACATCATAGTACTCATACAGGAAAGAAACCACATGAATGTAATGAGTGTAAGAAAACTTTCAGTGATAAGTCAACTCTCATTATACATCAAAGAactcatacaggagagaaacctcATAAATGTACCGAATGTGGGAAGTCTTTCAATGAGAAGTCAACCCTCATCGTGCATCAGAGAactcatacaggagagaaaccctatgaatgtgaTGTGTGTGGGAAAACCTTCACCCAAAAATCAAACCTTGGTGTACATCAGAGAACCCATTCAGGAGAGAAACCTtttgaatgtaatgaatgtgagAAAGCATTCTCTCAGAAATCCTATCTTATGCTACACCAGAGGGgtcacacaggagagaagcccTATGAATGCAGTGAATGTGAAAAAGCATTTTCCCAGAAATCATACCTCATTATACATCAAAGAACTCATACAGAAGAAAAACcatataaatgtaatgaatgtggcaAAGCCTTCCGAGAAAAGTCCAAGCTCATTatacatcagagaattcatacaggagagaaaccttatgaatgtcCCGTATGTTGGAAAGCTTTTAGTCAAAAGTCACAGCTCATAATACATCAGCgaacacacacaggagagaaaccctatgcATGTTCTGAGTGTGGCAAAGCCTTCAGAGAAAAATCCACATTCACTGTACACCAGCgaactcatactggagagaaaccctacaaGTGTacagaatgtgggaaagcctttaccCAAAAATCAAACCTTATCGTACATCAGAGAACACATACGGGAAAGAAAGCCCACGGAAAAGGCCACGGCCGGAAGTCAAAGCTCATTGCACATTAG